The sequence below is a genomic window from Deltaproteobacteria bacterium.
CTTGTTCGTGGTGCCCTTGGGGTTGTTGCTGTCCTGAGCAGGGTCTTTCACGAGGGAGGCGGAGTCCGACCGGGCTTTCCCGCTCAGGCTTTCCCGCGACCCGTGCGCGGTGTTATGGTGCGGCGGGAAAAAAGGTCCTGGCGACGATGCGTAGTCGCCAACCACCATTGGAACGAGTCCAGGAGGAACGTCATGGCGAAGGACGGCACCGAGTATCGCGAGCACTGGGGCAGGGAAGGGTTCGCGGGGACGGGCGTGAACGTCATGCGCACGCACCACAGCCCCGACTTCATTTCGGTCACGGGTCCGCACGTCCCGCATCGGTTGAACGTCGGCGCGGTGGCCTTGCCGGATCGGGAGGACGCCGAGGCGTTGCCGGTGCCCATCGAGTCGGGGCGCACCGGCGTGCGCCTGAGCGTCTCTGGCCGCGCCCACCCCATGCCCTTCGTGCTCTCCAACGTCGAGGCCGACGAGGTGCATTTCGTGCAGGAGGGAACGCTGGAGTTCCGCACCGCCTACGGCACCATCACGGGTGAGCCGGGGGACTTCGTGGTGATTCCGCGGGGCGTGCCCTACCGGGTGCTGCCGCTGACCGGGGCGAGCCTCTCGGTCATCGTCGAGACTCCCGGCGCGGTCCGCTTCGACCCGTCGCCGTCCTTCGGCTCGGGGCTCCGGCGCGCGGTGTTGAGCGAGGATGAAGCCCGGGACGTGGAAACGGTGTGGCTGCTCAAGTGCTTCGACGGCGTCACGCGCTACGTCAAGCCCACGAACCCGCTGGCCACCCAGTCCTTCGCCGACGGCCCGAGCCCGGTGTGGAAGCTCAACCTCAGGGACGTCCCTACTGATCCCAACGGTCCCCCCGTGCAGTTCATCGCCTCGCCCGGCCGGGACGAGCTGTTCTACAACCTGAGCGCGCGCCAACGGCGTCGCCCGCCCATCCACAACAACGTCGACTACGACGAGCTGGTCTTCTACTTCGAGGGCCCCGGCGCCTGGGGCGGCGTGGACGAGCCGGGCATGCTGACCTTGGTGCCCAAGGGCGTGATCCATCACGGCCCGTCCGAAGACGTGCCCGAGGGCTACTACGCCTGGATGCTGGAGTCGCGCTGCACCCTGCGCCTCACCGACGCCGGCGCCGCCGCCGCGGAGATCATGGAGACCGACTTGTACGGTCCGCATGGGGATGGGAGAGAAGAGTCCCGCTAAACGCCCCAGAGAAGTCATTCCCGCGGAAGCGGGAATCCAGGGGTGGCGAGGCGGGGAAACGCAGATGTAGTGCCCCACTACCGCCCCTGGATTCCCGCTTCCGCGGGAATGACGATTCGGGGGGGGGGGGGGCTTCGGATCGCTCTTCACAGACCTTTATTGCAACATTGGGTTAAGTCGGTAGTGGCTCTACTGGCCTACCCTTTTGGAGCGGCTACGGCCCTCCGGAGGAGGGTTTCTTGGGCACGAGGTTGAGCGCAATGAAAGCCGCCCGACATCTCGGGCACGTTCTCGGCGGATCAGGAGGGTGCCGAAGGCCGTGGGTGGCGGTGCGGTGCGTTTGAGCCGGGATGGCGGCCTTTCCTCCCTGGCCGTTCGTGATTTCCGGCTGCTGTACATCGCGCTCTTCGGCACGTCGGTCAGCTACCAACTCCAGCGCACCATCGAGCTGTGGCTGGTCTACGAGATCACGGGCTCGCCGCTGCTGACCGGGTTCACGGGTCTGGTGCGCGGCGCGGCCACCATCGTGTTCGCCCTGGCCGGCGGGGTTGTCGCCGACCGCATCGACCGGCGCCGGTTCATCATTCTGACCGCGTACGTGAACGCGCTGATCACCCTGTCCCTGGGGTCGCTGGCGCTCACCGGGCTAATCTCGGTGTGGCACCTCTATCTGGCGGCCTTCGTGAATTCCACTCTCACCACCGCGGCGGGGCCGGCGCGCACCGCCATGGTCCCGGGTCTCGTGCCGCGGGAGCTGATGGTCAACGCCTTCGCGCAGATCGCGTCGGCGCGAAAACTCTCACAGCTCATCGGGCCGGCCGCGGGCGGCCTGCTCATCGCGGTCGCCGGCTCCGGCTGGACCTACGGCGTGGCCTGCCTGATCTACATTGTGGCGATCCCCGTGATGACGTGCATCCGCTACGAGTCCGGGCCCCTGGACCGCGAGCAGTCCCCGGTGCAGAGCCTGCTCGAAGGCGTTGCCTTCATCCGGCGGAACTCGCTCATCATCGTCCTGCTGGTGACGGAGTTCGCAGCGGTTTTCTTCGGCAGCTACCGCGCGTTGCTGCCCATCTTCGCCGTGGCCATGGGCTTCGGCGCGGGAGGCCTGGGAATCCTCCTGTCGGCGCCGGCACTGGGCTCGCTCCTCGGGGTGGCCGTGGTCATGTGGCTGGGGAACATGTCGTACAAGGGCCTGTTCGTCTCCTTCAGCGTCATGGCCTACGCCGCCTGCCTGTTCGGGCTGGCGTTCTCGCCGTGGTTCCTCGGCTCGGTGGCGATCCTGTTCGTGGTGGGAATCTTCGATGCGCTGCAAGCAGTGGTGCGCCAAGTGGTGATCCTGGCGCGGACCCCGGACAATCTGAGAGGCCGCACCGCGAGCTTCCAGCGCATGCTCGGGGTGGGCGCCCCGTCGCTGGGCGAAGCCCACTCCGGCGCCGTCGCCGCGCTCATCGGCGCGCCGTGGACTCTGATGGTCACCGCCGCCGTGTGTATCGCGCTCACCGCGGGCCTCGTGCTGAAGCGGCCGGATCTGCGGGACCGGGATCTGTGAGCGCGGCTGTCGGGCATTTGGAGATCATCGAAGGGAGTCTTGCCGGCCATCGCCGGCCATCGCGAGAAACATGTGATCCCCTTCCAGTGACGACTTCGAAATGAAGAGAGCGGATCAAGCTGAAGGAGCCCACCCTTTGAAGAGTGCGCCCAGGCTCATGGGAGACGGCACGGCCTTGAGCGCGCTGGTGGCCGCCATCCGAGACCTCAGGGGTCCGAAGCAGGCGGAAGTCAGGCCGGTTCCGGAGGGACCGGCCCTCTACCTGTGCTGCGCCGAGGAAGCAGGCAGGGCCACCGGGATGTATCGTCACCTGATGCAACGGGAATCGGTCCTCCCGTACGCGTCCGATCCGGGAAACGGGGCCAGATTGTGGGAAGCCAGCGAAAACCTGGTGGCGCAAACACGGGAACACAGGGTGGAGAGTACCGTGAAGCCAACGGGTGATCCCCCGTGAAGTCAATGGGGTGATTGACGATGCCGGAGTGCGAAATTCGTACTGGGACTTGCGAGATGCGACCTATCCAACTAAACTAAACAGACTAAGTCGGGAGCGACATCATGCGTACCGTCAACATGCACGAAGCCAAGACCCACCTTTCCCGTCTCGTCGAGGCTGCCGCCAACGGCGAGCCCTTCATCATTGCACGCGCTGGCAAGCCGGTGGTGAAAGTGGTCGCGGTGGAAGCTCCGGAATCGGGATCGATGCGCCGTATCGGTTTCCTCGACGGGCAAATTTCCGTGCCGGAAGACTTTGACCGCATGGGCTCCACCGAGATCGAGGCGCTGTTCGAGGGCAAGGAGTGAATCTCCTCCTAGACACACACGTGCTGCTTTGGGCGGCGGGAGTCTCAGGCCGGTTGCCGGACGAGGGACGCGCTCTCCTTGAACAGCGGGATACGCAACCCGTCTTCAGCGCCGCGTCGATCTGGGAGGTTGCGATCAAGAGCGGAATCGGGCGCCCGGATTTCCACGTCGATCCTCATCTACTGCGGCGAGGTCTGCTGGAACACGGTTACACGGAGTTGGCCGTGACCGGTGCCCATGCGGTAGCGGTGGTCCTGTTGCCGCCCCTGCACAAGGATCCCTTTGACCGCATCCTGGTCGCGCAGGCCCAGGTCGAAGGGGTCACGTTGTTGACAGCCGACAAGATTGTGGGACGGTACCCTGGCCCGATCCAGGTACTCTGACCGAATCAGGTGGCCGTCAGCCTCCGACGGGCCTGTCGTCATCCCACGGCGCGAGAACCATAGGGAGAGACACGGTGAAGATCAGCTTCATGATATTTCTGCTGACGGCTCTCGTGGCCGGATGTTCGAACGAAAAAGGAGTGGGCGGAGTGCTCGACGTGGCGGGCGCAATCGTCACCGCACCGATCATTGCGCCGATCATGTTTATCGAAGCAAGGCGCAATGATCGCGCGTCGTTCCTCGAGAGGGCCAAGGACAATCACCGGCCGCTGCCGCCCATCGACGCCAAGTCGGGACGGCTGGCCGCGAAGACCTTGCAGCAGGCCCTCGGTCAAGGCGCCCTTGACAAGGGGGTCTACTGGGAGAACCACGACGACGCGAGCGGCTACGCCGCGGGCGGCGTGACAGTGCTCGCGACCGGTCGAAATGAGGATGGCCGGCAGTGTCGCGAAGTGCTGATCGAGACGGCAATGAAGAACCGCCCCACGGACCAGCGTGTCAGAACCTTCTGCCGCGAAGGAGAGAAGTGGGGCGAGGTCACCGGCGGGAGCCCCTGAGTGCTTGCCACGTTTCTGGCGAGACCTGGGTTGAGGATTGTCGTCGACACGAAAATCGCTTGAAGTCTCCGAAATTGCAGCGTTTTCTTTTCCTGCAGCCGCTTCGCCGACTACCCGCCACTGCTCTTCATCGCGCCTTGCCGACGACAAAAAATCCTGCGCAACTCATGCCAGGTATTTACGGGACACGACACTAGATCTCATCCACCCAAAGCGTGTAGGTGCCCATCTGGTAGCTCATGGCGGTTCACCCTGTGTCCGTGTCCTTGTCTCCGGCGCGCCGGGATTTCCGGAGACTGTTCAGTGCGAGTCATGCGGCCGGCGCCGTGTGCTCGGTATGGCGGTGGCTCGCCGCTTCGGCGTCGGCTGGAGGAGTTCCGGAACGCGCCCGCAACCGTCCTTTATCGCTGCGAAGCGGCGCGCCGCCGGCGCGGCCTGCGCCTTGCAGGATCGCTAGATCTCGTCCACCGAAAGCGTGTAGGTGCCTACCGCGTAGTCGGTCTCACTTGTCGGGAAGCCGCCGTACAAGTAGAGGTATGTGAGGGGGATAGCGCCTCCCAGGCCACCGCCGCCAGCCGCCACGTAGTAGGTTCCGTCGGTGTCCGGAGTGAAATCCACAGAGGGGTAAGAGGAGATCCAAGTGGGGCGTTGGGTGTTCGGTTGCAGGCCGCCGGCCGAATCGTGAATCCCTCCCAGGTACGGGTATCGCAGGCCGCCGCCGAAGAGACGGAATCGGTAGGCCGTGTCGGCCTCCAGCTCGACGGCATACCAGTCCACGTCGCCGGGGTAGTCGATATCGGCCGTGACCCGACCGCCCACCGTGACGCTGCCGCGAGTGTCGGTCCCGGCCGTGTGGACGTCCTGAGCCATGGCGTCCTTCACCCGGAGGACATACCTGCCGGTTTGATCTCTGAACGCTCCCGCGGCCAGATAGAAGGTACCGCTCTCCGACGGCGTGAAGAACGTCACGCGGAGATCGTCCTCAACGCC
It includes:
- a CDS encoding type II toxin-antitoxin system VapC family toxin, producing MNLLLDTHVLLWAAGVSGRLPDEGRALLEQRDTQPVFSAASIWEVAIKSGIGRPDFHVDPHLLRRGLLEHGYTELAVTGAHAVAVVLLPPLHKDPFDRILVAQAQVEGVTLLTADKIVGRYPGPIQVL
- a CDS encoding homogentisate 1,2-dioxygenase, with the translated sequence MAKDGTEYREHWGREGFAGTGVNVMRTHHSPDFISVTGPHVPHRLNVGAVALPDREDAEALPVPIESGRTGVRLSVSGRAHPMPFVLSNVEADEVHFVQEGTLEFRTAYGTITGEPGDFVVIPRGVPYRVLPLTGASLSVIVETPGAVRFDPSPSFGSGLRRAVLSEDEARDVETVWLLKCFDGVTRYVKPTNPLATQSFADGPSPVWKLNLRDVPTDPNGPPVQFIASPGRDELFYNLSARQRRRPPIHNNVDYDELVFYFEGPGAWGGVDEPGMLTLVPKGVIHHGPSEDVPEGYYAWMLESRCTLRLTDAGAAAAEIMETDLYGPHGDGREESR
- a CDS encoding MFS transporter; this translates as MGGGAVRLSRDGGLSSLAVRDFRLLYIALFGTSVSYQLQRTIELWLVYEITGSPLLTGFTGLVRGAATIVFALAGGVVADRIDRRRFIILTAYVNALITLSLGSLALTGLISVWHLYLAAFVNSTLTTAAGPARTAMVPGLVPRELMVNAFAQIASARKLSQLIGPAAGGLLIAVAGSGWTYGVACLIYIVAIPVMTCIRYESGPLDREQSPVQSLLEGVAFIRRNSLIIVLLVTEFAAVFFGSYRALLPIFAVAMGFGAGGLGILLSAPALGSLLGVAVVMWLGNMSYKGLFVSFSVMAYAACLFGLAFSPWFLGSVAILFVVGIFDALQAVVRQVVILARTPDNLRGRTASFQRMLGVGAPSLGEAHSGAVAALIGAPWTLMVTAAVCIALTAGLVLKRPDLRDRDL
- a CDS encoding type II toxin-antitoxin system prevent-host-death family antitoxin, which produces MRTVNMHEAKTHLSRLVEAAANGEPFIIARAGKPVVKVVAVEAPESGSMRRIGFLDGQISVPEDFDRMGSTEIEALFEGKE